A genomic segment from Brevundimonas mediterranea encodes:
- a CDS encoding DNA gyrase inhibitor YacG yields the protein MSTCPICRKADADPKYKPFCSRRCSEVDLQRWFTGGYAIPAALDEGAEDDGEKD from the coding sequence ATGAGCACCTGCCCGATCTGCCGCAAGGCCGACGCCGATCCCAAGTACAAGCCGTTCTGCTCGCGCCGCTGCTCGGAAGTGGATCTGCAGCGCTGGTTCACGGGCGGCTACGCCATCCCGGCCGCCCTGGACGAGGGCGCCGAAGATGATGGCGAAAAGGACTGA
- a CDS encoding ribonuclease E/G gives MSGEIEVFLDEAPGETRGAVLRDGRYTHLLIHRDGDLPQHRLGARSVGRVTEINPGLRGAFVDLGAGAPAFLPFHRNERLTQGERLEATVVAEPRAGKGAVLRRLGPGEGAPRLLEAAPSIAAQLRDLAGGGGLTTGLAAIDAVTEAEEEALASRHVFNSHGVDLAIERTRALIAVDIDHTAGTGRDPKQARAAANRLGLNQAARLISLRNWGGLIVVDLVGDAEDAAAGDKAARAAFSHEPQAVFGPISRFGLLQMSLPWRRTPIEEILFEAGRRPSVQTEVLALARALRRRLLSDTRSARVVARCAPDEAALLGPLAARMGPRASVRADADVRRGCGRIEGPDR, from the coding sequence ATGAGCGGCGAGATCGAGGTCTTCCTCGACGAGGCGCCGGGCGAGACCCGCGGCGCGGTCCTGCGTGACGGCCGCTATACTCATCTGCTGATCCATCGTGACGGCGATCTGCCCCAGCATCGCCTGGGCGCACGGTCCGTCGGCCGGGTGACCGAGATCAATCCCGGCCTGCGCGGCGCCTTCGTCGATCTGGGCGCCGGCGCGCCGGCCTTTCTGCCCTTCCATCGCAATGAACGTCTGACCCAGGGCGAACGGCTGGAGGCGACGGTCGTCGCCGAGCCGCGCGCCGGCAAGGGCGCGGTTCTGCGCCGCCTTGGGCCGGGGGAGGGGGCGCCCCGCCTGCTGGAGGCCGCGCCCAGCATCGCCGCCCAGCTGCGGGACCTCGCCGGAGGCGGGGGCTTGACCACGGGCCTCGCCGCCATCGACGCGGTGACGGAGGCGGAGGAAGAGGCTCTGGCGTCCCGCCATGTCTTCAACTCCCACGGCGTCGACCTCGCCATCGAACGCACCCGCGCCCTGATCGCCGTCGACATTGATCATACGGCCGGGACGGGGCGTGATCCGAAACAGGCGCGGGCGGCGGCGAATCGCCTGGGGCTGAACCAGGCCGCGCGGCTGATCAGCCTGCGGAACTGGGGCGGGCTGATCGTCGTCGACCTGGTCGGCGATGCGGAGGACGCGGCCGCCGGGGACAAGGCGGCCCGCGCGGCCTTCTCCCACGAACCCCAGGCCGTGTTCGGCCCGATCAGCCGGTTCGGCCTGTTGCAGATGTCGCTGCCCTGGCGGCGGACCCCTATAGAAGAGATCCTGTTCGAGGCCGGCCGCCGGCCGTCGGTCCAGACTGAAGTCCTGGCCCTGGCCCGGGCGCTGCGCCGACGACTGTTGTCCGACACCCGGTCTGCGCGCGTCGTCGCGCGCTGTGCGCCGGACGAGGCCGCGCTTCTTGGCCCCCTGGCCGCCCGGATGGGGCCGCGCGCCTCGGTGAGGGCCGACGCCGATGTGCGGCGCGGGTGTGGACGTATCGAAGGACCTGATCGATGA
- a CDS encoding Maf family protein: MSRPELVLASASPRRIELLAQVGITPDHIDPADIDETPLKGETPPRLAERLATSKAQVVAARRPDAVVIAADTVVAVGRRFLEKAADEAEATRFLKLLSGRNHRVFTGVAVVRDGKLSSRVNETRVSFKPLSDHEIAAYVATGDWRGKAGGYGIQGPAGAFVQRIVGSHPAVMGLPLYEAVQLLHGVGWRA; the protein is encoded by the coding sequence ATGAGCCGGCCTGAGCTGGTGCTGGCCTCGGCCAGCCCGCGCCGCATCGAACTGCTGGCGCAGGTCGGGATCACGCCCGACCATATCGATCCCGCCGACATCGACGAGACGCCGCTGAAGGGCGAGACGCCGCCGCGCCTCGCCGAACGTCTGGCCACGTCCAAGGCCCAGGTGGTTGCGGCGCGACGGCCCGACGCGGTGGTCATCGCCGCCGACACGGTGGTCGCCGTGGGACGACGTTTCCTGGAGAAGGCGGCGGACGAGGCTGAGGCGACGCGGTTCCTGAAGCTGCTGTCCGGCCGCAATCACCGGGTCTTCACCGGCGTGGCTGTCGTGCGCGACGGCAAGCTGTCGTCGCGGGTCAATGAGACCCGCGTCAGCTTCAAGCCCCTGTCGGACCACGAGATCGCCGCCTATGTCGCCACCGGCGACTGGCGCGGCAAGGCCGGGGGCTATGGCATCCAGGGCCCGGCCGGGGCCTTTGTTCAACGAATCGTCGGCAGCCATCCCGCCGTCATGGGCCTGCCCCTCTATGAGGCGGTGCAGTTGCTGCATGGCGTCGGCTGGCGGGCATGA
- the infA gene encoding translation initiation factor IF-1: MAKEELLEFPGTVSELLPNATFRVTLENDHEIIAHTAGKMRKNRIRVLAGDKVLVEMTPYDLTKGRITYRFK, translated from the coding sequence ATGGCTAAGGAAGAACTGCTCGAGTTTCCCGGCACCGTCAGCGAATTGCTGCCGAACGCCACCTTTCGCGTGACGCTCGAGAACGACCACGAGATCATCGCCCACACGGCGGGCAAGATGCGTAAGAACCGCATCCGCGTGCTGGCCGGCGACAAGGTTCTGGTGGAAATGACCCCCTACGACCTGACCAAGGGTCGCATCACCTATCGCTTCAAGTAA
- a CDS encoding UPF0262 family protein → MSGVHKLVSVELDTVTLPAATAEIEHERRVAIFDLVEKNSFEPVGAPDDAEGGGRYRLKLSLQDNRLVFDIDGGGFTRTYAISLTPLKGVLRDYLMICDSYYEALRGSSASQIESVDMGRRGLHNEGAEQLKTRLDGKIIVDHETARRLFTLLCALYRRG, encoded by the coding sequence ATGAGCGGCGTCCACAAGCTGGTCTCGGTTGAGCTGGACACGGTCACGCTTCCCGCCGCCACCGCCGAGATCGAGCACGAGCGCCGCGTCGCCATCTTCGACCTGGTCGAGAAGAACAGTTTCGAACCCGTCGGCGCGCCTGACGATGCAGAGGGGGGCGGACGATATCGGCTGAAACTGTCGCTGCAGGACAACCGGTTGGTGTTCGACATCGACGGCGGAGGTTTCACCCGCACCTACGCCATCAGCCTGACGCCCCTGAAGGGGGTGCTGAGGGACTATCTCATGATCTGCGACAGCTATTACGAGGCCCTGCGCGGCTCGTCGGCCAGCCAGATCGAATCGGTCGACATGGGCCGGCGCGGTCTGCACAACGAGGGGGCCGAACAGCTGAAGACGCGGCTGGATGGCAAGATCATCGTCGATCACGAGACGGCGCGACGGCTGTTTACGCTCTTGTGCGCCCTCTACCGTCGCGGCTGA
- a CDS encoding DUF2948 family protein: MSTEIDGVVTEAKAPVEPLRLLAEDADDLQIISAALQDAILRPVDIVWEKGARTLTIAFSRFCWECGGTRVMCAMQFGDVLAVKSRRLSRSPDASLELLALDFMPTEAPGGRVILMFAGGGDLRIDVECLDAVVTDISERWPARIAPTHLDAVPLNAPENDEGSAA; encoded by the coding sequence ATGAGCACTGAGATCGACGGCGTCGTCACGGAAGCCAAGGCGCCGGTAGAACCGCTGCGCCTGCTGGCCGAGGACGCCGACGATCTGCAGATCATCTCCGCCGCGCTTCAGGACGCCATCCTGCGGCCGGTCGACATCGTCTGGGAAAAGGGCGCCCGCACCCTGACCATCGCCTTCAGCCGCTTCTGCTGGGAGTGCGGCGGGACGCGGGTGATGTGCGCCATGCAGTTCGGGGACGTGCTGGCGGTCAAGAGCCGGCGCCTGTCGCGCAGCCCCGACGCCTCACTGGAACTGCTGGCCCTGGATTTCATGCCGACCGAGGCGCCGGGCGGGCGGGTGATCCTGATGTTCGCCGGCGGCGGCGATCTGAGGATCGACGTCGAATGCCTGGACGCCGTGGTGACCGACATCTCGGAGCGCTGGCCGGCGCGGATCGCCCCGACGCATCTGGATGCGGTCCCTCTGAACGCGCCTGAAAACGATGAAGGGAGCGCGGCATGA
- the murA gene encoding UDP-N-acetylglucosamine 1-carboxyvinyltransferase, with product MDSIAIQGGAQLFGDIPVSGAKNSAIKLMAASILTDQPLLLTNMPRLADTRFLGQLLRQFGIEVTERDGADGQESLFHAKALTSTFAPYDLVRQMRASFNVLGPLLARTGEAKVSLPGGCTIGARPVDLHLQALTALGAEIELDEGYVTAKAPSGLKGAEIEFPFVSVGATEHALLAAVLAQGTTVLRRAAREPEIGDLARCLTAMGAKIEGIDTDVLTITGVSSLNGTTWSVIPDRIEMGSYAVAAAMAGGEVRLTKARAELIGALTDKMIEAGVEVSPTADGVLIKRDPKVRLQAVDIETAIYPGFATDLQAQFMALMTTADGVSTVRETIFENRFMHVPELARLGAEISVHAGEAQVKGVEGLHGAQVMATDLRASMCLVIAGLVAEGETTVGRVYHLDRGFERLEEKLGACGADIRRIKGTGDEH from the coding sequence ATGGACAGCATCGCCATTCAGGGCGGCGCCCAGCTTTTCGGGGATATTCCCGTCAGCGGCGCCAAGAATTCCGCCATCAAGCTGATGGCCGCCTCGATCCTGACAGATCAGCCCTTGCTGCTGACCAATATGCCGCGTCTGGCGGACACCCGCTTCCTGGGCCAACTGCTGCGCCAGTTCGGCATCGAGGTGACGGAACGGGACGGGGCGGACGGGCAGGAGAGTCTGTTCCACGCCAAGGCCCTGACTTCGACCTTCGCCCCCTATGATCTGGTGCGGCAGATGCGGGCCTCGTTCAACGTGCTGGGCCCGCTGCTGGCCCGCACGGGCGAGGCCAAGGTGTCGCTGCCCGGCGGCTGCACCATCGGCGCCCGTCCGGTGGATCTGCACCTCCAGGCCCTGACCGCGCTCGGCGCCGAGATCGAACTGGATGAAGGCTATGTCACCGCCAAGGCTCCGTCGGGTCTGAAGGGCGCTGAGATCGAGTTTCCCTTCGTCTCGGTCGGCGCCACCGAACACGCCCTGCTGGCCGCCGTGCTGGCCCAGGGCACGACCGTGCTGCGCCGCGCCGCGCGCGAGCCGGAGATCGGCGACCTGGCCCGCTGCCTGACGGCGATGGGGGCGAAGATCGAGGGGATCGACACCGACGTCCTGACCATCACCGGCGTCTCGTCGCTGAACGGAACGACCTGGTCGGTGATTCCCGACCGAATCGAAATGGGCTCCTACGCCGTCGCCGCCGCCATGGCGGGGGGCGAGGTGCGTCTGACCAAGGCGCGGGCCGAACTGATCGGGGCCCTGACCGACAAGATGATCGAGGCGGGCGTCGAGGTGTCGCCGACCGCCGACGGGGTGTTGATCAAGCGCGATCCGAAGGTGCGGTTGCAGGCGGTCGATATCGAGACCGCCATCTATCCCGGCTTCGCCACCGATCTGCAGGCCCAGTTCATGGCCCTGATGACCACGGCCGACGGCGTGAGCACCGTGCGCGAGACCATTTTCGAGAACCGGTTCATGCATGTGCCGGAACTGGCCCGGCTGGGAGCCGAGATCTCGGTTCACGCCGGCGAGGCCCAGGTCAAGGGGGTCGAGGGGCTGCACGGCGCCCAGGTGATGGCCACCGACCTGCGGGCCTCCATGTGCCTGGTCATCGCCGGCCTGGTCGCCGAGGGCGAGACGACGGTCGGCCGGGTTTATCATCTGGATCGCGGGTTCGAGCGTTTGGAGGAGAAGCTGGGCGCGTGCGGGGCGGATATCCGACGGATTAAAGGAACAGGTGATGAGCACTGA
- a CDS encoding amino acid permease encodes MIDTRKTEPRKLGWALAALLVTGNMIGSGVYLLPASLASVGSSSMVGWVVAAIGALLLAGVFAGLGRRLPAADGLSGYAEQGLGRFFGYQASIGYWVGNWLGNVAIAVAATGYLAHFFPVLAERWPSAICNIALLWLTTFLYMAGPRAVARFGGLSLGIGLIPLAIAAVAGALAFDPQIFAASWSPDGAGLAASVPASMALIFWAFLGFESAGVVAQRLKNPERDVGRATFAGVGLAAVIYIAVSAAIFGVIPAAELAKSSSPFADVAARVIGGGAAGFVAVCAIAKTLGTLGGWMMLTGETARAGARQGFLPRVFGRGALTPPANPLIHGGLMTLMVLISAQPRLAGQFSLLIGATTVLFLVVYGLCCAALFRFSDRWPARLAALGGLGFCGWAVVMSGWTFLGIALAFFAATTVGWAFVRKTNDPTEMSV; translated from the coding sequence ATGATCGACACGCGGAAGACGGAGCCGCGCAAGCTGGGCTGGGCGCTGGCCGCCCTGCTCGTCACAGGAAACATGATCGGCTCGGGGGTCTATCTACTGCCCGCCTCCCTGGCCTCGGTCGGCAGTTCCAGCATGGTCGGCTGGGTCGTGGCCGCAATCGGCGCCCTGCTGCTGGCCGGGGTCTTCGCGGGCCTGGGGCGAAGGCTGCCCGCCGCCGACGGCCTGTCGGGCTATGCCGAACAGGGACTGGGTCGATTCTTCGGCTATCAGGCCTCGATCGGCTACTGGGTCGGCAACTGGTTGGGCAATGTCGCCATCGCCGTGGCCGCCACCGGTTATCTTGCGCATTTCTTCCCGGTGCTGGCGGAACGCTGGCCCAGCGCGATCTGCAATATCGCCCTGCTGTGGCTGACCACCTTCCTCTATATGGCCGGACCGCGCGCCGTGGCGCGTTTCGGCGGTCTGTCGCTGGGAATCGGCCTGATTCCCCTGGCCATAGCCGCCGTCGCCGGCGCCCTGGCCTTCGACCCCCAGATTTTCGCCGCCTCCTGGTCGCCGGACGGCGCCGGGCTGGCGGCCAGCGTGCCCGCCTCGATGGCCCTGATCTTCTGGGCCTTCCTCGGCTTCGAGAGCGCCGGGGTCGTGGCCCAGCGCCTGAAGAACCCCGAGCGCGACGTCGGCCGCGCCACCTTCGCCGGGGTCGGCCTGGCGGCGGTCATCTATATCGCGGTCAGCGCGGCGATCTTCGGGGTGATTCCGGCCGCTGAATTGGCGAAATCCAGCAGCCCCTTCGCCGATGTCGCCGCACGGGTGATCGGCGGCGGCGCGGCGGGCTTCGTCGCCGTCTGCGCCATCGCCAAGACCCTGGGCACCCTGGGCGGCTGGATGATGCTGACCGGCGAGACCGCCCGCGCCGGGGCCCGCCAGGGCTTCCTGCCCCGCGTCTTCGGCCGGGGCGCCCTGACCCCGCCCGCCAATCCGCTGATCCACGGCGGCCTGATGACCCTGATGGTGCTGATCAGCGCCCAGCCGCGCCTGGCCGGCCAGTTCAGCCTGCTGATCGGCGCGACCACCGTGCTGTTCCTGGTCGTCTACGGCCTGTGCTGCGCCGCCCTGTTCCGGTTCAGCGACCGCTGGCCCGCGCGCCTGGCCGCCCTGGGCGGACTGGGCTTCTGCGGCTGGGCGGTCGTGATGTCGGGCTGGACCTTCCTGGGCATCGCCCTGGCCTTCTTCGCCGCGACGACAGTGGGATGGGCGTTTGTTCGCAAGACGAACGATCCGACGGAGATGTCTGTTTAG
- a CDS encoding YunG family protein: MALALNELEGRLKSAWSVETATTWTRDNPALGQCSVTALVVNDLLGGRILKTRVGPNYHFYNLIDDTRIDLTSSQFGGQIAYEDLPASRDDAFGDTTFKQYQALRRALFLETHSAGCCSFPTLG; encoded by the coding sequence ATGGCGCTGGCGCTAAACGAACTTGAAGGACGTTTGAAATCTGCGTGGTCGGTGGAGACAGCGACCACATGGACGCGCGATAACCCAGCTCTTGGCCAGTGCAGTGTTACGGCGCTGGTGGTCAACGACTTGCTTGGCGGTCGCATCCTTAAGACCAGAGTGGGACCGAACTATCACTTCTATAATCTGATAGACGACACACGCATCGACCTGACCAGCAGTCAGTTTGGAGGGCAGATCGCTTACGAGGATCTTCCCGCGAGCCGCGACGATGCGTTCGGCGACACCACCTTCAAACAGTATCAGGCGCTGCGGCGAGCCCTCTTCCTGGAGACGCACTCAGCAGGTTGCTGTTCCTTTCCCACCCTTGGCTGA
- the msrB gene encoding peptide-methionine (R)-S-oxide reductase MsrB, producing the protein MTDLAPPSDRLRSPSGYDLTPPDDTERARLEADLNPEEKRVLLSHGTEAPFCGTLLGEKRAGVFCCRECGLPLFRSRTKFESGTGWPSFTEPVDPAHVHEIRDTSYGMVRIETQCARCGSHQGHVFPDGPPPTGNRYCINSVALSFVAEGEPLPDPLHRGDGDA; encoded by the coding sequence ATGACCGATCTCGCCCCCCCGTCCGACCGCCTGCGCTCGCCCTCCGGCTATGACCTGACCCCGCCGGACGACACCGAACGCGCCCGGCTGGAAGCCGACCTGAACCCCGAGGAGAAGCGCGTCCTGCTGTCGCACGGCACCGAGGCGCCCTTCTGCGGCACCCTGCTGGGCGAGAAGCGGGCCGGGGTCTTCTGCTGCCGCGAATGCGGCCTGCCCCTGTTCCGCAGCCGCACCAAGTTCGAGAGCGGCACCGGCTGGCCCAGCTTCACCGAGCCGGTCGATCCGGCCCATGTCCATGAAATCCGCGACACCAGCTACGGCATGGTCCGCATCGAGACCCAGTGCGCCCGCTGCGGCAGCCACCAGGGCCACGTCTTCCCTGACGGCCCGCCGCCGACCGGCAACCGCTACTGCATCAACTCGGTGGCCCTGAGCTTCGTGGCCGAGGGCGAACCCCTGCCGGATCCGTTGCACCGCGGCGACGGTGACGCCTGA
- the lipB gene encoding lipoyl(octanoyl) transferase LipB → MLAEPLSPELQKLRRDDDRPVEWAVATRPVDYAAAEAFMEARVAAIAAGEAGEMVWLLEHPPLYTAGVSARDEDLLDAGRFPVHRTGRGGQFTYHGPGQRVAYVMLDLNRRGRDVRAFVRGLEQWLIGGLAQFGVTADVREGRVGVWVERKGAGWSREDKIAAIGVKVRKWVSFHGVSLNVEPDLDHFGGIVPCGIQEHGVTSLVDLGVLATMDEADAALKTSFHHLFGATVETASPL, encoded by the coding sequence ATGCTTGCCGAGCCGTTAAGTCCTGAACTTCAGAAGCTGCGTCGCGACGACGACCGCCCCGTCGAATGGGCGGTGGCGACCCGCCCTGTCGATTACGCCGCCGCCGAAGCCTTCATGGAGGCGCGTGTCGCCGCCATAGCGGCGGGCGAGGCGGGGGAGATGGTCTGGCTGCTGGAACATCCGCCCCTCTATACCGCCGGGGTGTCGGCGCGGGACGAGGACCTGCTCGACGCCGGCCGCTTCCCGGTTCACCGGACGGGGCGGGGCGGGCAGTTCACCTATCATGGGCCGGGCCAGCGGGTGGCCTATGTCATGCTGGACCTGAACCGGCGCGGCCGCGACGTGCGCGCCTTCGTCAGGGGGCTTGAGCAATGGCTCATCGGCGGCCTGGCCCAGTTCGGCGTGACGGCCGACGTGCGCGAAGGTCGGGTCGGGGTCTGGGTCGAGCGCAAGGGCGCGGGCTGGAGCCGTGAGGACAAGATCGCCGCCATCGGCGTCAAGGTGCGCAAATGGGTCAGCTTCCACGGCGTCAGCCTGAACGTGGAGCCGGATCTGGATCATTTCGGCGGCATCGTGCCCTGCGGCATCCAGGAGCACGGGGTCACCAGCCTGGTCGATCTGGGCGTTCTGGCCACCATGGACGAGGCGGACGCGGCGCTGAAGACCAGTTTTCATCATCTTTTCGGCGCGACCGTCGAAACGGCTTCCCCCCTCTGA
- a CDS encoding FliM/FliN family flagellar motor switch protein: MSQINAVDVEISVVLGRMVLPMSQLLRMGRGAVIPLDASEGDEVWILANNHPVARGEIEIRDDRIAITVTRSADLYDFMAGSA; the protein is encoded by the coding sequence GTGTCCCAGATCAACGCCGTCGACGTCGAAATCTCAGTGGTGCTGGGCCGTATGGTGCTGCCGATGTCGCAATTGCTGCGCATGGGTCGGGGCGCCGTGATTCCGCTGGACGCCTCCGAAGGCGACGAGGTCTGGATCCTGGCGAACAATCACCCGGTCGCGCGCGGCGAGATCGAGATTCGCGACGACCGGATCGCCATCACCGTGACCCGATCGGCCGACCTCTACGACTTCATGGCCGGTTCGGCCTGA